The Heyndrickxia vini genome contains a region encoding:
- a CDS encoding PadR family transcriptional regulator — MSSLLNSLMTELRRGTLTLAVLSQLRTPQYGYSLVQLLEDSGIAIDQSTLYPLLRRLEKQELVSSSWDTSESRPRKYYVLSDYGLEIFMQLKREWIKNSKELYSLLKGEEDNESD; from the coding sequence ATGAGTTCTTTATTAAATTCATTAATGACAGAGCTTAGGAGAGGAACATTGACACTAGCCGTGTTAAGTCAATTACGGACACCGCAATATGGATATTCACTTGTACAGTTATTGGAGGATTCGGGCATTGCCATTGATCAAAGTACATTATATCCATTGCTTCGCAGATTAGAAAAACAGGAGTTAGTGTCGAGCAGTTGGGATACATCTGAGAGTAGACCCCGTAAGTATTATGTTTTAAGTGACTATGGATTAGAGATCTTTATGCAATTAAAAAGAGAATGGATAAAGAATTCGAAAGAGCTCTATAGCTTATTAAAAGGGGAGGAAGACAATGAATCTGATTGA
- a CDS encoding GNAT family N-acetyltransferase, with protein MLNVRNVKIDDLSELVAIEHLCFSKDEAATETAFRKRIQLIPDTFFVAEEDGVLVGIINGPVISTSYITDDLFSNIKENPASGGHQSILGLAVHPHFQKHGIASVLLMHLEKESREKKRQTITLTCKENLIKFYEKMGYNNEGVSDSEHGGVVWYNMSKML; from the coding sequence TTGTTAAATGTAAGAAATGTTAAAATAGATGATTTATCTGAACTTGTAGCAATTGAACATCTTTGTTTTTCAAAAGATGAAGCAGCAACAGAAACCGCATTTAGAAAAAGGATTCAACTCATTCCCGATACTTTTTTTGTGGCAGAAGAGGACGGAGTGCTTGTTGGTATAATTAATGGTCCTGTCATTAGCACATCCTATATAACTGATGATTTGTTTAGCAATATAAAGGAAAATCCAGCTTCAGGCGGTCACCAAAGTATTTTAGGATTAGCAGTGCACCCACATTTTCAAAAACATGGGATTGCCTCCGTATTACTTATGCATTTAGAGAAAGAGTCTCGGGAGAAAAAACGTCAAACAATCACTCTCACTTGTAAGGAAAATTTAATTAAGTTTTACGAAAAAATGGGGTACAACAACGAAGGCGTTTCGGACTCCGAGCATGGAGGAGTCGTTTGGTACAATATGAGTAAAATGCTATAA
- a CDS encoding HAD-IIB family hydrolase has translation MIKLVLSDMDGTFLNNSGDFNRELYKDVKKVMKDKGVVFAPVTGKQCERVEELFGEDADDLWILGDSATRIKHNKEFVYECLLSNKLGLEIIRLLEEISLEHTIIACTKNGAIVKENLSHEEAAIVRKSYAQVSHVSDFNEITDDFVKITIHDPLLGCMETKEKLSPFFQSAYIVASEAAWIDITNVNVHKGTTVEQLQQLLHVTPEETMVFGDGYNDIELMSRGTYSFAVRNAVQEIKDAANYITRSNEEDAVLKTILHILSLQ, from the coding sequence ATGATTAAATTAGTGTTATCTGATATGGACGGAACGTTCTTGAATAATAGTGGTGACTTTAATAGGGAGCTATACAAGGATGTAAAAAAGGTAATGAAAGATAAGGGCGTTGTTTTCGCACCTGTTACCGGAAAGCAGTGCGAGCGCGTTGAGGAATTATTCGGAGAAGATGCAGATGATTTGTGGATACTAGGTGATAGTGCAACTCGAATCAAACATAATAAAGAATTTGTTTATGAATGTCTTCTTAGTAATAAATTAGGATTGGAAATTATTCGCTTACTTGAGGAGATTAGTCTCGAACATACAATTATAGCCTGTACAAAAAACGGTGCGATAGTAAAGGAAAATTTATCACATGAAGAAGCAGCTATTGTTAGAAAGTCCTATGCCCAAGTAAGCCATGTCTCTGATTTTAATGAAATAACTGACGATTTTGTTAAGATTACGATTCATGATCCATTGTTGGGATGTATGGAAACAAAGGAAAAATTATCTCCATTTTTTCAGTCCGCTTATATTGTTGCTTCGGAAGCTGCTTGGATTGATATAACCAACGTTAATGTTCACAAAGGCACTACTGTAGAACAATTACAGCAGTTATTACATGTCACTCCTGAAGAAACAATGGTATTTGGAGATGGGTATAACGATATTGAACTAATGTCTCGTGGCACATACAGCTTTGCTGTCCGAAATGCAGTTCAAGAAATAAAGGATGCGGCAAATTATATTACCCGTTCCAATGAGGAAGATGCTGTTTTAAAGACAATTCTTCATATATTATCTTTGCAATAA
- a CDS encoding TetR/AcrR family transcriptional regulator — protein sequence MKNDRRISKSTKALKNALITLMGEKDFKKISITDLVQSADLNRGTFYKHYETKEDLLNELIDDVMEDLVHSYREPYLHTDTFTIEELTTSTVKIFEHVESYSKFYTIIINSNVLPGFHNRICNVLKQLAQSDLEVEIRPNERINAELLASYNAYAIFGLIVEWVNGGFKYTPAYMAEQLIEILSNRTNKMTIKTSMMGTGRFPLDGIFEGKNM from the coding sequence ATGAAAAATGATCGAAGAATTAGTAAATCAACGAAAGCGTTAAAGAATGCATTGATTACACTAATGGGAGAAAAGGATTTTAAAAAAATTTCAATCACCGACCTCGTTCAATCAGCGGATCTCAACAGAGGGACGTTCTATAAACACTACGAAACGAAAGAAGATCTATTAAATGAACTGATTGATGATGTAATGGAAGATCTCGTACATTCGTATAGAGAACCATACCTTCATACGGATACATTTACTATAGAAGAGCTTACAACGTCGACTGTGAAAATTTTTGAGCATGTCGAGTCATACTCAAAATTTTACACAATTATCATAAACTCAAATGTTTTACCAGGCTTTCATAATCGCATCTGTAATGTTTTAAAACAATTGGCACAATCTGATTTAGAAGTAGAAATAAGACCAAATGAAAGAATAAATGCCGAATTACTTGCTAGTTATAATGCTTATGCTATTTTTGGACTTATTGTTGAATGGGTAAATGGCGGGTTTAAATACACCCCTGCATATATGGCAGAACAACTAATCGAAATTTTGTCTAATCGTACAAATAAAATGACTATAAAGACTTCAATGATGGGGACGGGGCGTTTCCCATTGGATGGAATATTTGAAGGTAAGAATATGTAA
- a CDS encoding HAAS signaling domain-containing protein, protein MNLIDIYIHEVTRRLPEKNREDIALELRSTIEDMLPDDYSEKDVKMVLEKLGNPAVLASRYRDQPMHLIGPHYYDVYITLLKMILPIAMMITLISNIVDYFIQYSGDEALINVFFHIFGEGVWGIIEAGIQVFFWLTLTFAIIERTDKGKEGQPFTKRKMKWNPDDLKNISYIPKRKAITKWEVFGSLFWTAIWGTVYFYANQLVGVYRGGEGRLDFIKPAFNQDVLLHYGPLVFIVIVAEIALALYKLNKGQWTKKTAIFNFAVQLIGTIAFIVVLVQPNLLNQDFIVYMSDLFTISSNQLETWIVGGGSFIFIISAAINVYDGFRKAKIR, encoded by the coding sequence ATGAATCTGATTGACATTTATATTCATGAAGTGACTCGGAGGCTGCCTGAAAAAAATCGTGAGGATATTGCGCTTGAGCTACGATCGACAATTGAGGATATGTTGCCGGACGATTACAGTGAGAAAGATGTAAAGATGGTTCTAGAAAAGCTGGGAAATCCCGCAGTACTCGCAAGCAGATACCGTGATCAACCGATGCACCTCATTGGTCCACACTATTATGATGTATATATTACATTGTTAAAAATGATTTTGCCGATTGCCATGATGATTACATTAATCTCGAACATTGTCGATTATTTTATTCAATATAGCGGGGATGAAGCCCTCATTAATGTGTTCTTCCATATTTTCGGTGAAGGAGTATGGGGAATCATTGAAGCTGGTATTCAAGTCTTTTTCTGGTTAACACTTACTTTCGCAATTATTGAACGAACCGATAAAGGAAAAGAAGGTCAACCATTTACGAAAAGAAAGATGAAATGGAACCCGGATGATTTGAAAAACATTTCTTATATTCCGAAGAGAAAGGCAATCACGAAATGGGAAGTGTTTGGAAGTTTATTTTGGACCGCAATTTGGGGAACCGTTTATTTTTATGCAAATCAACTTGTAGGCGTATACCGAGGTGGCGAAGGCAGGCTGGATTTTATAAAACCTGCATTTAATCAAGATGTATTACTTCACTATGGCCCTCTTGTTTTCATTGTAATTGTGGCTGAAATCGCATTGGCTCTTTATAAATTAAATAAAGGACAGTGGACGAAAAAAACGGCGATATTCAATTTTGCTGTTCAATTGATTGGAACAATTGCCTTCATAGTCGTATTAGTACAGCCAAATTTATTAAACCAAGATTTCATTGTGTATATGTCTGATCTATTTACCATTTCATCTAATCAATTGGAAACGTGGATTGTTGGGGGAGGAAGTTTTATCTTTATTATATCTGCTGCAATTAATGTATATGATGGTTTTCGTAAGGCGAAAATTCGCTAA
- a CDS encoding pentapeptide repeat-containing protein has product MSLQQKSETNHQLHADCTNCFGLCCVALPYAKSADFAKDKAGGTPCSNLDSDYRCTIHNNLRNKGYRGCTVYECFGAGQKVSQITYGGNDWRNHPETAAEMYEVFPIMQQLHEMLSYLYEARSLKETKAIYKDLEIAIEETEKLTNFSPRSIIELDVPAHRVMINELLLRTSELVRAKASQGKRSKSLKRDLLGANLKGANLRGANLRGALLIAADLRNADMRMADLIGADFRDADLSGADLTGSIFLTQAQVNAAKGDKQTKLPSSLTMPTHWM; this is encoded by the coding sequence TTGTCTCTACAACAAAAAAGTGAAACCAATCATCAATTACATGCAGATTGTACAAATTGTTTTGGCTTGTGCTGTGTGGCTTTGCCATATGCCAAATCTGCTGACTTTGCCAAGGATAAGGCAGGTGGAACACCTTGTTCCAATTTAGATTCAGATTATCGATGTACTATTCATAACAATCTTAGAAATAAGGGATATCGAGGTTGTACGGTATATGAATGTTTTGGTGCAGGTCAAAAAGTATCTCAAATCACATATGGAGGGAATGATTGGCGCAATCATCCTGAAACAGCAGCGGAAATGTATGAAGTTTTTCCGATTATGCAGCAGCTTCATGAAATGCTTAGTTACTTGTATGAAGCCCGCAGTTTAAAAGAAACGAAAGCTATTTATAAAGACTTAGAGATTGCTATTGAAGAAACGGAAAAGCTAACCAATTTTAGCCCGAGATCGATTATTGAGCTTGATGTACCAGCTCATCGAGTAATGATTAATGAGTTGCTTCTCCGTACAAGTGAACTCGTTCGAGCGAAAGCTTCTCAAGGAAAAAGGAGCAAATCCTTAAAAAGAGATTTGCTGGGTGCGAACTTAAAAGGTGCTAACCTTCGGGGGGCAAACTTAAGGGGGGCCCTCCTAATAGCGGCAGATCTCAGAAACGCTGATATGAGAATGGCGGATCTAATTGGCGCCGATTTTAGAGATGCCGATTTAAGCGGTGCTGATTTAACAGGGAGTATTTTTCTAACCCAAGCGCAGGTGAATGCGGCCAAAGGTGATAAACAAACAAAATTACCTTCTTCTTTAACGATGCCAACACATTGGATGTAA